The Alnus glutinosa chromosome 8, dhAlnGlut1.1, whole genome shotgun sequence DNA segment GTGAAAAATTATTTCTGCTGATGCTCACCCACAAATCTTTGCTTTTCACCCACCTGAGAGAGGTACCTCTTGTTTcctactttttaagttttaattgatttttttttttggtctttgaaatttcatttgGATGTTTCGGCTGCATTTTTGTCTAAGATCTTAATCTGCTTGCTTAGTTAATATACTTTTTCAAGacacagaagaaaaaaatagaaatcttgtttgcaaatatatatttttttttacgttcAAGGCCTATttttttaagcatgtctttgttttcCATGAGCTTTGTTCTTTGAAATTTATTTGCATGTTTCGGCTGCATTTTCCGTGAATTATCTAAGTTCTTAATCTGCTTGCTTAGTTCATATACTTCTCCAAGAcacatagaagaaaaaaatagaattctTGGTTGCAAATCTTTTTTAACATCAAaggcctattttttttttttaaaggatgtCTTTGTTTTCCATGAGCTTTGTGAAAAATTACTTCGGCTGAAATATATCAGTTTTTGGTGAAACCCAATTGTGAATTTACTCCCCACATGGTAGAAACGGCAGCAATTTGATATTGAGTCAATTTTCACCCAGTAATGTTATGAAATCATAAGTCTGCTGCAAACATGAAATCCATGTCTTTTGAAAGATAGAAAATGGAGATTTTGATTTCAAGTAgttgaatttcatttttaatgTTTGGTTCTGTTATCTGCAATTGAATTTCTGAGATTATGCATAATGGATTCTAATTTTACAGGGTCATTGCTGTATAATGGCAAAGTATTCTGCCCCAGGAAGTTGTCTTCGATCCCAGAGGTAGTTTATTCAATAAGCACATGGTCTTTCTGTGCctttctatatataatattccttGTGTAAGCAATGAATTTACTTTGAGTTTTGTTGACAGTTGGCAGCTAGAACGAGTGAGCTCCATGGTCATGCTATTGCAACTATTAGTAACAGCGGAAATATTGTAAAGTCTCATAAAAATCAAGGTGAGGTTGTTTGGTTATTATGTTTATGCTATTATCTTGTTTGGTATTATGGGCTAAGAATTTTCGTTTTGGGAGTTAGTATCAGTCAATGCTTTCTATATATGGTTATTCTTTTCATGATAGTGTTTTTGAATTGATGGTGCTCGAGCTATCATGACTTTATAATGCTGTAATAAAGTGCTTAAAACCTAAAACGTTCAATTGACTGAGTAATGGATAATGTATGCATCATGGTGTGGAGAGTTAGAAGTAGGCCTGCCTGCATGCTGCTGTTGGGGTGGGTTTAGGAATGTTTCATGCAGGTCAGCAGTGGACATGGAAGGGTAGTAGTAGAATATGGTTAATTTAATCTGAGTTCTGGTTAGGGTGTTGGAATACCACTTATACTGAGCCAAAGGCATGAAATTTATTTAGATAGTTTATCGATGTATCTTGATGGTTGTTGTAGATTGTATCACTGTTCAACAAATACTTCatattgggtttttttattGCTGTTATACTTGATGAGTACCATATCTGTCTGTACGACtgaaattttcttcttttagtaCCTAAAAGTTCATTATTAAGTTAGTTGTTGGTTAATTGATTTTAGCATAAAACTGTCAAAGGATGGGGTTTGTCAATACTCTTTGCAGTATTTCATTCAAGCTGCATTTGAATGAGGGAAATCTGAGGCTGAATGTCCTTTTATTTGAGCATGGGGTTTGAATGGGTCCAAATAAGTTCCATACGTGGGTGTCATTGCACAAATTCAGCATGTGAAAAGTTGGTTAACCACAACATTTGCAACCATTGCCCCCTTAACCAGCAGAGCACACCACCACCTCTACCATGCGGCCACCACTACCACTCTTATTCCCACTTAGAGCGTCACTGCACCGATTCATTGTCACAGCTACTTTTACCAATGGAAATGTGCCGCTGTTTGTTAGGGGCACTGCTAACATGTTATCACTGTCGCTATTTTTTCCATCACCACCACCATTATTATCATAGTGGTGACCAGCTTGTTGTCAACTATAACATTTCTTTCACCAATACCATGCCATCACCACTACCACTACcagcaccaccaccaccacatgATAACAATTTTCTCTACTAATGTTGTGAACACAATGAGTGCTATTATGTAGGTGTTAGTTCATTGCCAcaatttttgtttcaatttaatCATCCACAAAGTTACATATACAAATTAAGGGATCTTGATTATTTCATGAAACCTGAAGTAGCTAAGAGTTCTTCATATAACAGGTCACTGCATTCTCATTTTTTTGTCTACAGAAAATCAGGACTTGGCTAATATTTCCAACAAACAACTTGTGCTTATCTGTTTACTGAAATGATAGGAAATTTATGGGTTAAATCTTAATAACTTTGTGTGTGATTTTGGATGTTGCAGATTGCATCAAAATATCTCAATGCCAACAACTTAGATAATATGCTAATCTGATAGCTTATTCTATAGTTTCACCTTAATAGCATGTCCCTCGATATTGGCTTTCACTTAGTGGTGTGTTCTTGAATGTTTTGAAACTAAGGTGTCTTAAAGCTATTTTACTTGTGCTATTTGAGATTTAAATTTGTCTACTCTCCATGTATGATTTGTTGTTAGGATGCAGTTATTTGTGTTTGATATCAGTTGTTGCTGAGTGTATCACCTAATATCTCAGAGCAAAGAAGTTTGAATGAGATGTTAATCTGATAATTATCTCCTAAGTTCACTAAATGGCATGTTCCTTGATATTTGATAACATAGATGTCTTTCAAGATTTTTATATGCATTGTTTGAGATTTAGCTTTGTCTAGCCTCTGTGTTTGTAACGCCTATGATTTGCCCTTGAGATGCAGTTATCCAAGCAATTCTgcagagtgagagagagatttcaatTACTGGAGCTACAAAGGTTAGAGGGTTACGTGGTCAACTCGATAAAGTTGTTCTAGCCTATAGTGGTGGCTTAGACACATCTGTCATTGTCCCATGGCTAAGGTATGTATCCTGTATCATAGTCCCTGTTTTCTTTGCTGGAACATTCCCCCTAGTTTTTTGTCAACTAAGTACGCAGGGTTCTTTAGTTCTACTCTTCTTCCCAATATAGTAGGTATTGAAATACATCTATGAGAGTATGAAACTAGACATCATGTGCTCTTTTCTTTGATGGAAATTCATGTCCTgtagttttaaaatatttattttatgaagggGGAGAGGGAGAGCATTGAGTttagaagagataagataaaACAACCATTTGCGGGTACTGTATGTTGGAGTAATGGAGATAACTTCCATATAAGTATTCTGGTATTGACTCTGGGTCTAAGGAACTGTTGATAATTTTGCCTGATCAAATGTTAGTTCTATGCTTGACATTTTATTTTTGcacattttatcaaatatttacATAGAAAAACTTGTGGAGTGGATGCTGCTTACTTTCTCTTTAAACGTTATATGCTACTCTGATTatgtaagtgattttttttttttttataacttttgcaTTGCAGAGAGAACTATGGCTGTGAAGTTGTTTGCTTCACTGCGGATGTTGGTCAGGTATGTTACGGTGTAACATCTACTTGCTACAAAGTTgcatttcttattttgttttcctGTACGATTTAGTTTCAGATGATATTGTTCATATCCTCCTGACCAGTTGTGTTATtgaatttttgtcttatttgtGTGCTTGGTTCGAAATGCTAAAATTCATAGGGTATAAAGGAATTGGAAGGCTTGGAGAAGAAGGCTAAAGCCAGTGGGGCTTCTCAATTAGTGGTGAAGGACTTGAGGGAGGAATTTGTACGAGATTACGTATTTCCTTGCTTGAGAGCTGGTGCAGTTTATGAGAGGAAATATTTGCTGGGAACTTCGATGGCCCGCCCTGTTATTGCAAAAGTAAGCTCATACTTAGAAGTTTGTTACATTGTAGGAGTTTTTACATATAGTAAGCATGTCGATTTCAAGGAATATTAATAATAACTGTTTGGAGCTCTTGTATAAGTGAACTTGCTTTTTCATATGGCTCGTTTTTGTTTCCATTCGTTGTTTCTGATAGAGTGGAATTTAGATCCTCTATTCGTACTTTTGTGtaatttaaataaatcaacaatggttttttttttttggttgaagaaGCTTCCTTTCTGAGCTATTTGTCATCaacttttgtattttaaatgatACTCTTTCTGTCTAATTTTATATGTATTACTTCTCTAAaatgattttgttaaaaaaaacagGCCATGGTGGATGTTGCCAGAGAAGTTGGAGCTGATGCTGTTTCTCATGGATGCACAGGAAAAGGAAATGATCAGGCATGCCTTGTGATTGAGGTCTAGTTTACATTACCCCTTAATGAATTTTTGTCTTACATGAATCTTGCTTGTTGTTTTGTGTAATCAGGTTCGCTTTGAGCTTACATTCTTTGCTCTCAATCCCAAGCTAAATGTTGTGGCTCCTTGGAGGGAATGGGATATTACCGGAAGAGAAGATGCTATTGAATATGCTAAGAGGCATAATGTGCCCGTCCCAGTGACAAAAAAATCCATATACAGCAGGGACAGGAACTTATGGCACCTTAGCCATGAGGTAAGCTTCACCTCTTCTCTCTATTTTGTTATGTTGGTATACAATTGTCCACTACTTCATCTTGTGCAGTAATTCCTCCTCTGTCTTGTCGTGTGCCTCTGGCTTTTTTAATTGGTCTAGCTCTTGGGTTTGTGTATGTTGTTCAGAAACTTTTGTATGAGATGAGCACAGTTTTTGATTTCTTGttcacgtctctctctctctctctctcatgtgtaTATTTTGTGCCATTAAAGGGCGACATTTTGGAAGACCCGGCATGTGAGCCTAAGAAGGATATGTACATGTTGACGGTGGACCCAGAAGATGCACCAAGTGTACCAGAGTAAGTTTTCCTTTCAAGTTCTCAATTTGACCCCTCTACTGATGTGTATGCTGTTTTATAATTCTTCTTTCCCATGCTATAATTTCCTGTAGATATGTTGAGATTGGGGTAGATTCGGGTCTTCCCTTTTCAGTCAACGGGAGGAGGCTGTCTCCGGCATCTCTACTTGCTGAGCTGAACAAGATTGGTGGAAGGCATGGAATTGGCCGAGTTGACATGGTTGAAAACCGACTTGTTGGTATGAAAAGCCGTGGAGTCTATGAAACTCCTGGTGGAACAATCCTCTTTACCGCTGTACGAGAGTTGGAGTCTTTAACAATTGATCGAGAAACCATGCAAGTTAAAGATTTGCTCTCCCTCAAATATGCGGAGCTAGTGTATGCAGGCAGATGGTTTGACCCACTTCGCGAGTCAATGGATGCATTCATGGAGAAGATTACCGAGTCTACGACAGGTTCAGTTAGACTCAAACTGTATAAAGGTTGTGTTACAGTAGCAGGCCTAAGGAGCCCATATAGCATGTACAGGCCAGATATCTCTTCTTTTGAGGACAGCCCGATCTATGATCAGGCTGATGCTGCTGGGTTTATACGCCTTTATGGTCTTCCAACGAAGGTTCGAGCAATGCTTAAGCGGGGTATCTAAGGTGATCAGGCTGATGCTTATGGTCTTCCAATGAAGGTTCAATCAATGCTTAAGTGGGTAACTAAGGCTTGGCCTcctttgttttgtctttttgatTAACAATCCATTTGGATTAGTTTTTCAATTGCTATTAGGTTCTTAGGATTTACCATCTATTTACTGTTCCTTGTGAGTTTTTAGTTTTCTAGTTTGTTTTGTGATTGATCGATATGGACATCAATGGAagccttatttttcttttctggacTTGGTTGTTCTTGTACTTCTGGTGGTGCACATCTATTCTTCTACAACTTTATTGAAGCAACTTCAATAGGATGCCCATTATTTTGGGCCCATTAGCAAAAAGGAGATGGGATTCCATCTCCTTCTGGGGGATGAACTTCATACTTGCATCCACTTTCCTTATAAAGATGCCAATCCTATAATATCCTATCAATTCAACTTGGATTTTCTGCTAGGGCAATGATTTCAATTTGTCATCCATTGTGGTTAGTTCATTTCTCTAGTAAACTTAATTCATTGATACTTGTTATTtaccaaaaaaccaaaaggaaATATTCATTGATAAAAGCTTCTTCCAAAAGCTCAGTATTGTTTACAATTATCTACAGTTGCTATTAGGATGTCCTGCATTTAAGCACATGATCTAATCTTTTTATCTCATCCTTATCAGTTGACAACTTATCCTCCTTAACTTTATCTTCTTTATCTTGGATGCATGACTTTCAATATGCTCCCTCAAACTAAGCCGATTGATGAGGCATAAAGATCAAAACGGCTTTAAAGGCTTAATAAAGATATCAGCAGCTTGAGAAGTAAAAGAAACATGTCGAGTCTGCAATAACCCAAGTGCATCCGATCCGGCTCATGAACATAATGATAATCGTTTTCAACGTGCTTACTACgagcaagaaaaaaacaatactCTGCTTCAACACTAGAACAAAAAGACATGACATGTTTTTGTGCACGTCGAGAAATACAATTGCTAcccaaaaatatacaaagacaTCATTGTAGAATGTTAAGGCATATAATTCAAGGTGCGCGCGCACATACTCTATTCTTACCTCTAACACACATCCATCCATTCatatttaagagaaaaaccaaatgACTTAAACATTGGAGCTATCCTCGCCCGACATACCAAGGTTTAGATGATTCCTGCATCTGTTCATGCTCAAGACTATCCCATGcatatttggattgagattgAACAATACCATTAAATGTAGAAATTAGAACTTGAGTGCCAAAGAAACAATGTAAAGGACCCAAATAGTTCATAGCAAATTCAGTAAGAACACTAATAAACTAATCCCTATGCATCACATACTTTCCTTCATGTGCATAGGATTGAGAAATACATGATGATCATGGTACATAGGAATCATCCATTAAATTAACCATAAGGTGGTTCTATAAACACGGATTATCTCCCTATTTTTGGTAAGTCTGCATGTAAATTTGCTGGATTTTTATAGAAACAAAGTTGTCTCATGCCGTGACATGCACGTAAGTTGTCCTTGCAGGTGGAAAACATTCTTGTATCCTATAATCCCGTGACACGTTTACAATTTATGTCCCTCCTATCCCTTTCTATGAGCGTGTGGTTCACACGAGAAATGGCGGGCAAGAAGGATGGCATTTCATGTAAAAACCTCAACAGAGTGAGGTCATTTCCactcttctctctctaaaacccTCATTTTCCATTCCGTTACAACTTAACAGTTTCTTTCCCAAACGAacccctctctttctctctctctaaaaccttACGCGTAATGATCGGACTGAGCCGCTTGACAACGGTAACAGCGTCGCCACCGCTGTACCGGCTGGCGCGGCTAGCTCTGAGCCGATTCTACTCCGGCTGCGCCTCGGCAGCAGCTCAGCCGCAATCCGACTACTACTACGGAGCCGAGAGCGAGCGGCTGGCGGCGGCTGCAGCAATGGCGGATTCGGAGGGCTCGGTGCCGAACCGAGGGGTGCAGTGGGTGTTCATAGGGAGCCCCGGCGCCAAGAGGCACGTGTACGCCGTGAGGCTCGCGAAGCTTCTAGAAGTTCCTTACATTTCAATGGCTAGCTTGGTCCGTCAAGACCTCAGCCCTCGCTCTTCGCTCTACAAACAGGTCTCTGCTTTTCTGCTTTCGCtttgcttttttgtttatttatttttgaagttgTTTTCTGTGTTTCTGCTTTGTGGTTTGGTTCTTTGATTTTGTGCTGAGAAGTGTTATTGGTTGACGTTGTTGATAATCTGTGTGTTCACGGTGGAGTTAGCAAGATTTTAATCATGATTAAAGGTGATAAATGCTAAGATAATCTTGACCATTTGATTGAAGAATGATTAGAATTTCAAGAATTCTTTATTCTACCGTAAGGTTTCGAATCCATAGTTGTTTGAATGAAGTCACAGCGATCAGGTCTGGTGTTTTGGGATTTGAGGGTGTTTTGGTCAATTCACTTTTTGAAGGTCATGGACTCATGGTAGATATGTTGCTTTGCTGGAAGGGCCATGTTTATACATGGAGCTGATAATATCTGTCTTTGTTCAACTACATTATGCATTGTGAGTTTCTCTGctatttaccaaaatatatatatatatatattgcatggAAAAGGTATTTATTGTTAAAGATATCTATTATGCATTGCCTTTTTAttgttaaagataaaaatgGAAAAGATATTTACTAATATGAAGAGTCTTTCAGGATTTAACTTTTCACCTGCAATATTTTGGGCTATATTGTCTTTGGAAAATGAGGATAGGTGTATATGGGTATAGTATTTGTTGGAATATATCATGTAtcgtcacacacacacaaaaaaaaaaaagaaaaaaaaaaggaagaaaaaagaagaaaaaaagaaaagaaaagaaaagaaaaaagaaaaaagaaaaaaagaagcatccCTATTCAAGATCAATGCATTTCCTTTTTCGGGCGGCTGTAGGGTGCTCTAAAGAAGTATTGCAAATTGGCTTCTGGGTACCAAATAAGAAAAACGATTTACTTGTATGGTTCTAAGAACACAATGGGATGCTCGGTTGAATTATGCCA contains these protein-coding regions:
- the LOC133874964 gene encoding argininosuccinate synthase, chloroplastic — translated: MAQLKAISPCSSTNLALHPPKRGSLLYNGKVFCPRKLSSIPELAARTSELHGHAIATISNSGNIVKSHKNQVIQAILQSEREISITGATKVRGLRGQLDKVVLAYSGGLDTSVIVPWLRENYGCEVVCFTADVGQGIKELEGLEKKAKASGASQLVVKDLREEFVRDYVFPCLRAGAVYERKYLLGTSMARPVIAKAMVDVAREVGADAVSHGCTGKGNDQVRFELTFFALNPKLNVVAPWREWDITGREDAIEYAKRHNVPVPVTKKSIYSRDRNLWHLSHEGDILEDPACEPKKDMYMLTVDPEDAPSVPEYVEIGVDSGLPFSVNGRRLSPASLLAELNKIGGRHGIGRVDMVENRLVGMKSRGVYETPGGTILFTAVRELESLTIDRETMQVKDLLSLKYAELVYAGRWFDPLRESMDAFMEKITESTTGSVRLKLYKGCVTVAGLRSPYSMYRPDISSFEDSPIYDQADAAGFIRLYGLPTKVRAMLKRGI